In the Sebastes fasciatus isolate fSebFas1 chromosome 20, fSebFas1.pri, whole genome shotgun sequence genome, one interval contains:
- the erbb2 gene encoding receptor tyrosine-protein kinase erbB-2 isoform X2, whose protein sequence is MEAARSLVFVGAVLLGVTGSLGREACLGTDMKLTLPSSLENHYETLKLLYTDCQVVHGNLEITHLHGNPDLSFLQGIVEVQGYVLVANVSVLLVPLDNLRIIRGSQLYSGYALAVENNTLGGQGLRTLRLRSLTEILLGSVQIWGNPQLCFPDPEHIVWRDILDKQNNATVHRVQRPAPNCPSCSSVCGKSCWGETAQDCQTLTRLKCAIGCQRCKGPLPHDCCHTQCAAGCTGPKNTGCLACRHFNDSGVCKDSCPPPTIYDPITFQTKPNPNRKFNFGATCVKTCPYNYLAMEVACTLVCPNANQEVIAVDPEGNETQKCENCEGGCPKVCYGLGVDNLGVMDNHGVTMVTSTNVEQFNKCKKIFGSLAFLPQSFERDPVSNTSGLTLEQLSNFKKLEEITGYLYIDAWPEEWTNLSVFENLKVIRGRMLYKGVFSLAIQNLHIRSLGLRSLRSVSGGLVLLHNNSQLCYTSSLPWGILLHPTQGPHRIVSQNQDAQLCEQEGRVCDPQCKGGCWGPGPGQCVSCRALQRGTECVEQCDIYQGSIREYIDGSLCVACHAECQTLNGSASCHGPGAEHCSECQNVQDGEFCADHCPSGGKGDQQTVWKYENATRHCLPCNNCTLSCTAVDERGCPMDTRTGPGTTIAAAVGGVVLFFILLALMVFYLRRQKTLRRKETMRRILQEHELVEPLTPSGASPNQAQMRILKETELKKLRVLGAGAFGTVYKGVWAPDGENGKIPVAIKVLRENTSPKANKEILDEAYVMAGVASPFVCRLLGICLTSTVQLVTQLMPYGCLLDYVRENKDRIGSQFLLNWCVQIAKGMSYLEEVRLVHRDLAARNVLVKNPNHVKITDFGLARLLDIDETEYHADGGKVPIKWMALESILHRKFTHQSDVWSYGVTVWELMTFGAKPYDMIPAREIPEVLEGGERLPQPLICTIDVYRIMVHCWINDPDSRPRFKDLVTKFSAMARDPPHYVVIQNDEQMSMSSPVDSQFFRMLLEEEGNNMRELLDAEEYLVPQPNHFPRVQGDGVQANGSSRHQSYRSRDQGLDIEPSVGGGPRSMYSSLSTLGRSQYPTLPLGASTSNGIWVPQYPTLTRSPSAGGQSDSVFLDGSPDDPSLPPASPGRYSKDPTYSNGSQGDLETDGPNGYHHPHPPHHSLPRRSHGYIQSHPLPEYINQEIQDLRPGIPERPTTLPRKGRAVRRLPNGLSSGHSVENPEYLVHAGAGATTATSPAFDNPYYLDLVAKANAVAGAAAVDGPEAPERAPRHVNGFVTSTAENPEYLGLADTWSGYT, encoded by the exons CGTGCCTGGGTACCGACATGAAGCTGACCCTGCCCTCCAGCCTGGAAAATCACTATGAGACCCTGAAGCTGCTCTACACCGACTGCCAGGTCGTCCACGGCAATCTGGAGATCACACACCTTCATGGAAACCCTGACCTCTCCTTCCTACAG GGGATCGTGGAGGTACAGGGCTATGTACTCGTAGCTAATGTGTCAGTGCTTCTGGTGCCTCTGGACAACCTTCGGATCATAAGAGGCAGCCAGCTGTACTCCGGCTACGCCCTGGCTGTGGAGAATAACACCCTGGGTGGACAGGGGCTCAGGACACTCCGGCTACGTAGCCTCACAG AGATCCTGTTGGGTTCGGTGCAAATTTGGGGGAACCCCCAGCTGTGCTTCCCAGACCCCGAGCACATCGTTTGGAGGGACATTTTGGACAAGCAGAACAACGCCACGGTGCACCGAGTGCAGCGTCCGGCTCCTAACT GTCCAAGTTGTTCTTCTGTATGTGGTAAAAGCTGCTGGGGCGAAACTGCACAGGACTGCCAGACCT TGACCCGTCTTAAATGTGCGATTGGCTGTCAGCGGTGTAAAGGTCCCCTTCCCCATGACTGCTGTCACACGCAATGTGCTGCTGGATGCACAGGACCCAAAAACACCGGCTGTCTG GCTTGCCGTCACTTCAACGACAGCGGTGTGTGTAAGGATAGCTGCCCTCCACCCACTATCTACGACCCCATCACCTTTCAGACCAAACCCAACCCCAACAGGAAGTTCAACTTTGGAGCCACCTGCGTCAAGACGTGTCCTT ATAACTATCTGGCTATGGAAGTAGCTTGTACTTTGGTTTGTCCCAATGCCAACCAGGAAGTAATCGCTGTCGACCCTGAAGGGAACGAGACACAGAAATGTGAAAATTGTGAAGGAGGCTGTCCCAAAG TGTGTTATGGTCTGGGTGTGGACAACCTCGGCGTCATGGACAACCATGGCGTCACCATGGTAACATCTACCAATGTGGAGCAGTTCAACAAGTGTAAGAAGATTTTTGGCAGTCTGGccttcctccctcagagcttTGAAAG GGACCCTGTGAGCAACACATCAGGGCTGACCCTCGAGCAGCTGAGCAACTTCAAGAAACTCGAGGAGATTACAG GTTATTTGTACATCGATGCCTGGCCAGAAGAGTGGACTAACCTGAGTGTGTTTGAGAACCTGAAGGTGATCAGAGGCAGGATGCTCTACAA gGGTGTGTTTTCACTGGCCATCCAGAATCTACACATCCGCTCTCTTGGGTTGCGTTCACTACGCAGCGTCAGTGGAGGTTTGGTCCTGTTGCACAACAATTCCCAGCTGTGCTACACCAGTTCACTGCCCTGGGGCATTCTCCTCCATCCCACCCAGGGACCCCACCGCATTGTCAGCCAGAACCAGGACGCCCAACTCTGTG AGCAAGAGGGGCGTGTTTGTGACCCGCAGTGCAAGGGGGGCTGCTGGGGCCCGGGGCCCGGCCAGTGTGTGTCCTGCAGGGCTTTGCAACGTGGAACTGAGTGTGTTGAGCAGTGTGACATCTATCAGGG GTCTATCCGTGAATACATAGATGGATCTTTGTGTGTTGCCTGTCACGCGGAGTGTCAAACTCTCAATGGCTCTGCCTCCTGTCACGGTCCG GGTGCAGAACATTGTTCAGAGTGTCAAAACGTCCAGGACGGTGAGTTTTGTGCGGATCATTGTCCCAGCGGTGGGAAGGGGGATCAGCAGACTGTGTGGAAGTACGAAAACGCTACACGACACTGTCTGCCATGCAACAACTGCACGCTGTC CTGCACTGCGGTGGATGAGCGAGGCTGCCCCATGGATACCAGGACAGG ACCGGGTACAACCATCGCAGCTGCAGTGGGTGGAGTGGTGCTCTTCTTCATCCTGCTGGCTCTGATGGTTTTCTACCTGAGGAGACAGAAGACGCTGAGGAGGAAGGAGACGATGAGGAGGATCCTGCAGGAACACGAG CTGGTGGAGCCTCTAACACCCAGCGGTGCGTCACCCAATCAGGCTCAGATGCGTATCCTGAAGGAGACTGAGTTGAAAAAACTCAGGGTGCTGGGTGCAGGGGCCTTCGGTACTGTTTACAAG GGAGTGTGGGCTCCTGATGGGGAAAATGGGAAAATACCAGTGGCCATTAAGGTGTTACGAGAGAACACGTCTCCAAAGGCCAATAAAGAGATCCTTGAT GAGGCCTATGTGATGGCAGGAGTGGCCAGCCCCTTTGTGTGCCGTCTGCTGGGGATTTGTCTGACCTCCACAGTGCAGCTGGTCACTCAGCTGATGCCGTACGGCTGCCTCCTCGACTACGTCAGGGAGAACAAGGACCGCATCGGCTCCCAGTTCCTCCTCAACTGGTGTGTCCAGATCGCCAAG gggatGAGTTATCTGGAGGAAGTCCGGCTGGTCCACAGAGATTTGGCCGCCCGCAACGTTCTGGTCAAGAACCCGAACCACGTGAAGATCACCGACTTCGGTCTGGCCCGTCTGCTCGATATAGACGAGACTGAATATCACGCTGATGGAGGGAAG GTGCCGATTAAATGGATGGCCCTTGAGTCTATTCTGCACAGGAAGTTCACTCATCAGAGTGACGTCTGGAGCTACG GTGTGACGGTCTGGGAGCTGATGACGTTTGGTGCTAAACCCTACGACATGATCCCAGCGAGAGAAATCCCAGAGGTTTTAGAGGGAGGAGAACGGCTTCCCCAGCCGCTCATCTGCACCATCGACGTCTACAGGATCATGGTCCACT GTTGGATAAATGACCCAGACAGCAGGCCGAGGTTCAAAGATCTGGTGACTAAATTTAGCGCCATGGCCAGAGATCCGCCTCACTATGTAGTCATTCAG AATGATGAGCAGATGAGCATGTCCAGCCCAGTGGACAGCCAGTTCTTCCGGATGCTTCTGGAGGAGGAAGGGAACAACATGAGGGAACTGCTGGATGCTGAGGAGTATCTGGTGCCTCAGCCAAACCACTTCCCCAGGGTTCAGGGAGACGGGGTTCAAGCCAACGGGTCGTCCAGACATCAGTCGTACAGG aGCCGAGATCAGGGCTTAGACATTGAGCCCTCCGTCGGCGGCGGCCCTCGAAGCATGTACTCCTCCCTGAGCACACTTGGCCGCAGCCAGTACCCCACCTTACCTTTAGGAGCCAGCACCTCTAACGGCATATGGGTCCCTCAGTACCCGACGCTGACTCGCAGCCCCTCGGCCGGGGGCCAGTCTGACTCTGTGTTCCTGGACGGGTCTCCAGACGACCCCTCGCTGCCCCCGGCCAGCCCCGGACGCTACAGCAAAGACCCCACCTACTCCAACGGGAGCCAGGGCGACCTGGAGACAGACGGGCCAAATGGctatcatcatcctcatccccCTCATCACTCATTGCCCAGACGGAGTCATGGGTATATTCAAAGTCACCCCTTGCCAG AGTACATCAACCAGGAGATCCAGGATCTCAGGCCGGGGATCCCCGAGCGGCCCACCACACTGCCTCGTAAAGGCAGAGCAGTACGGCGCCTCCCTAACGGCCTGAGCTCCGGTCACAGCGTGGAAAACCCGGAATACTTGGTCCACGCGGGTGCCGGAGCCACCACCGCAACCTCTCCAGCCTTCGACAACCCGTACTACCTGGACCTTGTGGCCAAAGCCAACGCTGTAGCCGGGGCTGCGGCAGTGGACGGCCCCGAGGCACCGGAGAGAGCGCCGAGGCACGTGAACGGGTTTGTGACCTCCACGGCAGAGAATCCAGAGTATCTGGGACTGGCGGACACCTGGAGTGGATATACTTGA
- the erbb2 gene encoding receptor tyrosine-protein kinase erbB-2 isoform X1, which translates to MEAARSLVFVGAVLLGVTGSLGREACLGTDMKLTLPSSLENHYETLKLLYTDCQVVHGNLEITHLHGNPDLSFLQGIVEVQGYVLVANVSVLLVPLDNLRIIRGSQLYSGYALAVENNTLGGQGLRTLRLRSLTEILLGSVQIWGNPQLCFPDPEHIVWRDILDKQNNATVHRVQRPAPNCPSCSSVCGKSCWGETAQDCQTLTRLKCAIGCQRCKGPLPHDCCHTQCAAGCTGPKNTGCLACRHFNDSGVCKDSCPPPTIYDPITFQTKPNPNRKFNFGATCVKTCPYNYLAMEVACTLVCPNANQEVIAVDPEGNETQKCENCEGGCPKVCYGLGVDNLGVMDNHGVTMVTSTNVEQFNKCKKIFGSLAFLPQSFERDPVSNTSGLTLEQLSNFKKLEEITGYLYIDAWPEEWTNLSVFENLKVIRGRMLYKGVFSLAIQNLHIRSLGLRSLRSVSGGLVLLHNNSQLCYTSSLPWGILLHPTQGPHRIVSQNQDAQLCEQEGRVCDPQCKGGCWGPGPGQCVSCRALQRGTECVEQCDIYQGSIREYIDGSLCVACHAECQTLNGSASCHGPGAEHCSECQNVQDGEFCADHCPSGGKGDQQTVWKYENATRHCLPCNNCTLSCTAVDERGCPMDTRTGPGTTIAAAVGGVVLFFILLALMVFYLRRQKTLRRKETMRRILQEHELVEPLTPSGASPNQAQMRILKETELKKLRVLGAGAFGTVYKGVWAPDGENGKIPVAIKVLRENTSPKANKEILDEAYVMAGVASPFVCRLLGICLTSTVQLVTQLMPYGCLLDYVRENKDRIGSQFLLNWCVQIAKGMSYLEEVRLVHRDLAARNVLVKNPNHVKITDFGLARLLDIDETEYHADGGKVPIKWMALESILHRKFTHQSDVWSYGVTVWELMTFGAKPYDMIPAREIPEVLEGGERLPQPLICTIDVYRIMVHCWINDPDSRPRFKDLVTKFSAMARDPPHYVVIQNDEQMSMSSPVDSQFFRMLLEEEGNNMRELLDAEEYLVPQPNHFPRVQGDGVQANGSSRHQSYRQSRDQGLDIEPSVGGGPRSMYSSLSTLGRSQYPTLPLGASTSNGIWVPQYPTLTRSPSAGGQSDSVFLDGSPDDPSLPPASPGRYSKDPTYSNGSQGDLETDGPNGYHHPHPPHHSLPRRSHGYIQSHPLPEYINQEIQDLRPGIPERPTTLPRKGRAVRRLPNGLSSGHSVENPEYLVHAGAGATTATSPAFDNPYYLDLVAKANAVAGAAAVDGPEAPERAPRHVNGFVTSTAENPEYLGLADTWSGYT; encoded by the exons CGTGCCTGGGTACCGACATGAAGCTGACCCTGCCCTCCAGCCTGGAAAATCACTATGAGACCCTGAAGCTGCTCTACACCGACTGCCAGGTCGTCCACGGCAATCTGGAGATCACACACCTTCATGGAAACCCTGACCTCTCCTTCCTACAG GGGATCGTGGAGGTACAGGGCTATGTACTCGTAGCTAATGTGTCAGTGCTTCTGGTGCCTCTGGACAACCTTCGGATCATAAGAGGCAGCCAGCTGTACTCCGGCTACGCCCTGGCTGTGGAGAATAACACCCTGGGTGGACAGGGGCTCAGGACACTCCGGCTACGTAGCCTCACAG AGATCCTGTTGGGTTCGGTGCAAATTTGGGGGAACCCCCAGCTGTGCTTCCCAGACCCCGAGCACATCGTTTGGAGGGACATTTTGGACAAGCAGAACAACGCCACGGTGCACCGAGTGCAGCGTCCGGCTCCTAACT GTCCAAGTTGTTCTTCTGTATGTGGTAAAAGCTGCTGGGGCGAAACTGCACAGGACTGCCAGACCT TGACCCGTCTTAAATGTGCGATTGGCTGTCAGCGGTGTAAAGGTCCCCTTCCCCATGACTGCTGTCACACGCAATGTGCTGCTGGATGCACAGGACCCAAAAACACCGGCTGTCTG GCTTGCCGTCACTTCAACGACAGCGGTGTGTGTAAGGATAGCTGCCCTCCACCCACTATCTACGACCCCATCACCTTTCAGACCAAACCCAACCCCAACAGGAAGTTCAACTTTGGAGCCACCTGCGTCAAGACGTGTCCTT ATAACTATCTGGCTATGGAAGTAGCTTGTACTTTGGTTTGTCCCAATGCCAACCAGGAAGTAATCGCTGTCGACCCTGAAGGGAACGAGACACAGAAATGTGAAAATTGTGAAGGAGGCTGTCCCAAAG TGTGTTATGGTCTGGGTGTGGACAACCTCGGCGTCATGGACAACCATGGCGTCACCATGGTAACATCTACCAATGTGGAGCAGTTCAACAAGTGTAAGAAGATTTTTGGCAGTCTGGccttcctccctcagagcttTGAAAG GGACCCTGTGAGCAACACATCAGGGCTGACCCTCGAGCAGCTGAGCAACTTCAAGAAACTCGAGGAGATTACAG GTTATTTGTACATCGATGCCTGGCCAGAAGAGTGGACTAACCTGAGTGTGTTTGAGAACCTGAAGGTGATCAGAGGCAGGATGCTCTACAA gGGTGTGTTTTCACTGGCCATCCAGAATCTACACATCCGCTCTCTTGGGTTGCGTTCACTACGCAGCGTCAGTGGAGGTTTGGTCCTGTTGCACAACAATTCCCAGCTGTGCTACACCAGTTCACTGCCCTGGGGCATTCTCCTCCATCCCACCCAGGGACCCCACCGCATTGTCAGCCAGAACCAGGACGCCCAACTCTGTG AGCAAGAGGGGCGTGTTTGTGACCCGCAGTGCAAGGGGGGCTGCTGGGGCCCGGGGCCCGGCCAGTGTGTGTCCTGCAGGGCTTTGCAACGTGGAACTGAGTGTGTTGAGCAGTGTGACATCTATCAGGG GTCTATCCGTGAATACATAGATGGATCTTTGTGTGTTGCCTGTCACGCGGAGTGTCAAACTCTCAATGGCTCTGCCTCCTGTCACGGTCCG GGTGCAGAACATTGTTCAGAGTGTCAAAACGTCCAGGACGGTGAGTTTTGTGCGGATCATTGTCCCAGCGGTGGGAAGGGGGATCAGCAGACTGTGTGGAAGTACGAAAACGCTACACGACACTGTCTGCCATGCAACAACTGCACGCTGTC CTGCACTGCGGTGGATGAGCGAGGCTGCCCCATGGATACCAGGACAGG ACCGGGTACAACCATCGCAGCTGCAGTGGGTGGAGTGGTGCTCTTCTTCATCCTGCTGGCTCTGATGGTTTTCTACCTGAGGAGACAGAAGACGCTGAGGAGGAAGGAGACGATGAGGAGGATCCTGCAGGAACACGAG CTGGTGGAGCCTCTAACACCCAGCGGTGCGTCACCCAATCAGGCTCAGATGCGTATCCTGAAGGAGACTGAGTTGAAAAAACTCAGGGTGCTGGGTGCAGGGGCCTTCGGTACTGTTTACAAG GGAGTGTGGGCTCCTGATGGGGAAAATGGGAAAATACCAGTGGCCATTAAGGTGTTACGAGAGAACACGTCTCCAAAGGCCAATAAAGAGATCCTTGAT GAGGCCTATGTGATGGCAGGAGTGGCCAGCCCCTTTGTGTGCCGTCTGCTGGGGATTTGTCTGACCTCCACAGTGCAGCTGGTCACTCAGCTGATGCCGTACGGCTGCCTCCTCGACTACGTCAGGGAGAACAAGGACCGCATCGGCTCCCAGTTCCTCCTCAACTGGTGTGTCCAGATCGCCAAG gggatGAGTTATCTGGAGGAAGTCCGGCTGGTCCACAGAGATTTGGCCGCCCGCAACGTTCTGGTCAAGAACCCGAACCACGTGAAGATCACCGACTTCGGTCTGGCCCGTCTGCTCGATATAGACGAGACTGAATATCACGCTGATGGAGGGAAG GTGCCGATTAAATGGATGGCCCTTGAGTCTATTCTGCACAGGAAGTTCACTCATCAGAGTGACGTCTGGAGCTACG GTGTGACGGTCTGGGAGCTGATGACGTTTGGTGCTAAACCCTACGACATGATCCCAGCGAGAGAAATCCCAGAGGTTTTAGAGGGAGGAGAACGGCTTCCCCAGCCGCTCATCTGCACCATCGACGTCTACAGGATCATGGTCCACT GTTGGATAAATGACCCAGACAGCAGGCCGAGGTTCAAAGATCTGGTGACTAAATTTAGCGCCATGGCCAGAGATCCGCCTCACTATGTAGTCATTCAG AATGATGAGCAGATGAGCATGTCCAGCCCAGTGGACAGCCAGTTCTTCCGGATGCTTCTGGAGGAGGAAGGGAACAACATGAGGGAACTGCTGGATGCTGAGGAGTATCTGGTGCCTCAGCCAAACCACTTCCCCAGGGTTCAGGGAGACGGGGTTCAAGCCAACGGGTCGTCCAGACATCAGTCGTACAGG cagaGCCGAGATCAGGGCTTAGACATTGAGCCCTCCGTCGGCGGCGGCCCTCGAAGCATGTACTCCTCCCTGAGCACACTTGGCCGCAGCCAGTACCCCACCTTACCTTTAGGAGCCAGCACCTCTAACGGCATATGGGTCCCTCAGTACCCGACGCTGACTCGCAGCCCCTCGGCCGGGGGCCAGTCTGACTCTGTGTTCCTGGACGGGTCTCCAGACGACCCCTCGCTGCCCCCGGCCAGCCCCGGACGCTACAGCAAAGACCCCACCTACTCCAACGGGAGCCAGGGCGACCTGGAGACAGACGGGCCAAATGGctatcatcatcctcatccccCTCATCACTCATTGCCCAGACGGAGTCATGGGTATATTCAAAGTCACCCCTTGCCAG AGTACATCAACCAGGAGATCCAGGATCTCAGGCCGGGGATCCCCGAGCGGCCCACCACACTGCCTCGTAAAGGCAGAGCAGTACGGCGCCTCCCTAACGGCCTGAGCTCCGGTCACAGCGTGGAAAACCCGGAATACTTGGTCCACGCGGGTGCCGGAGCCACCACCGCAACCTCTCCAGCCTTCGACAACCCGTACTACCTGGACCTTGTGGCCAAAGCCAACGCTGTAGCCGGGGCTGCGGCAGTGGACGGCCCCGAGGCACCGGAGAGAGCGCCGAGGCACGTGAACGGGTTTGTGACCTCCACGGCAGAGAATCCAGAGTATCTGGGACTGGCGGACACCTGGAGTGGATATACTTGA